In Kordia antarctica, the following proteins share a genomic window:
- a CDS encoding PLP-dependent cysteine synthase family protein, with the protein MEQQINAFNNVLELIGNTPLIKLNHITKNIKGNFYAKVESFNPGHSTKDRIALYIIEEAERKGILKPGDTIIETTSGNTGFSIAMVSIIKGYECILAVSSKSSKDKIDMLRSMGAKVYVCPAHVSADDPRSYYQVAKRIHEEMSGSVYINQYFNQLNIDAHYKTTGPEIWKQTNGNITHFVACSGTGGTISGTAKYLKEQNPKIRVLGIDAYGSVLKKYHETREFDSDEIYPYRIEGLGKNLIPTATDFDVIDKFIKVKDEESAHKAREISKTEGLFVGYTSGAAMQGIEQLAEEGEFDENSNVIVIFPDHGSRYMSKVYSDDWMRSQGFFDSKNIEEAQKIEYIK; encoded by the coding sequence ATGGAACAACAAATTAATGCTTTTAATAATGTACTCGAACTCATTGGGAATACGCCTTTGATAAAGTTAAATCACATAACTAAAAACATCAAAGGAAATTTCTACGCGAAAGTAGAGTCATTCAATCCAGGACATTCAACAAAAGATAGAATTGCTTTATATATCATTGAAGAGGCTGAACGAAAAGGTATTCTAAAGCCTGGTGATACAATTATAGAAACGACTTCAGGAAATACAGGATTTAGTATTGCTATGGTAAGTATCATAAAAGGATACGAATGCATCTTAGCGGTAAGTTCTAAATCATCCAAAGATAAAATTGACATGTTGCGTTCAATGGGCGCAAAAGTATATGTATGTCCTGCGCATGTTAGTGCTGACGATCCACGTTCGTATTATCAAGTAGCAAAGCGTATTCACGAAGAAATGTCAGGTTCTGTGTACATCAATCAATATTTCAATCAATTAAATATTGATGCACATTACAAAACAACGGGTCCGGAAATTTGGAAACAAACCAACGGAAACATTACGCACTTTGTAGCATGTAGTGGAACAGGCGGAACAATTTCTGGAACGGCAAAATATCTAAAAGAACAAAATCCAAAGATCAGAGTTTTAGGGATTGATGCGTATGGTTCTGTGTTGAAAAAATATCACGAAACAAGAGAATTTGATTCGGATGAAATCTATCCGTATCGCATAGAAGGATTAGGTAAAAACTTAATTCCAACGGCGACTGATTTTGATGTAATTGATAAATTTATCAAAGTAAAAGATGAAGAAAGTGCTCATAAAGCGCGTGAAATTTCAAAAACAGAAGGATTATTTGTTGGATATACAAGTGGAGCAGCAATGCAAGGTATTGAACAATTAGCAGAAGAAGGAGAATTTGACGAAAACAGTAATGTAATCGTAATTTTCCCTGATCACGGTTCTCGATACATGAGTAAAGTATATAGTGATGATTGGATGCGTTCACAAGGATTCTTTGACAGTAAAAATATTGAAGAAGCGCAAAAAATAGAATACATTAAATAA
- a CDS encoding S9 family peptidase, translating to MKKSVVALLISFILINSCKKNTQSMKNTLSVPTVAKKPTKLEKHGDVRIDNYYWLKDRENPEVIAYLEAENAYNDEMTAHTKDFQKDLFKELKGRVKEDDSSVPYKLNGYWYIKKFEEGKGYPIYTRRKGSLDAPEEILFDVNEMAKDHSYYKLSGISISPNNKLVAYGVDTVSRRQYIIHIKNLETGEIHKERIENTTGSATWAADNKTLFYANKDEQTLRSEKIYKHKLGDDVANDEVIFHEKDEAYITFVYKSKSRKYIIIGSYSTLTMEYRTLEADNPDGEFKVFQERVRGLEYGISHYKDHFYVMSNKDASINFKLSKTPENKTGMDNWEDIIPHRPDVLLEDIEIFKDFLVVSERDNGLNKIRIMRWDKTADYYLPFDNETYTANTGVNVDFETDTLRYSYNSMTTPASVIDFNMVTKKKTVKKEQEVLGGKFDKNNYVSERLWATSVDGTKIPMSIVYKNGIKKDGSNPTLQYAYGSYGSTIDPYFSSARLSLLDRGFIFVIAHVRGGEYLGRNWYDDGKLMDKKNTFTDFIDCSKHLIALKYTSPEHLYASGGSAGGLLMGAISNLNPELYNGIIASVPFVDVITTMLDDSIPLTTGEYDEWGNPNNKEYYEYMKSYSPYDNVVAKAYPNMLVTTGLHDSQVQYWEPAKWVAKLRDLKTDNNILLLHTNMDAGHGGASGRFESLKEVAEEYAFLLDLENIKE from the coding sequence ATGAAAAAATCAGTAGTTGCACTGCTTATCAGTTTTATACTAATTAATTCCTGCAAAAAGAATACACAATCCATGAAAAACACCTTATCTGTGCCAACAGTTGCCAAGAAACCTACAAAACTTGAAAAACATGGCGATGTTAGAATTGACAATTATTATTGGTTAAAAGATAGAGAAAACCCTGAGGTCATTGCATATTTAGAAGCAGAAAATGCTTATAACGATGAAATGACTGCGCACACAAAGGATTTTCAGAAAGATCTATTTAAAGAATTAAAAGGAAGAGTCAAAGAAGACGATTCTTCAGTACCATACAAATTAAACGGGTATTGGTACATTAAAAAATTCGAAGAAGGAAAAGGATATCCAATTTATACGCGTAGAAAAGGTTCATTGGATGCACCAGAAGAAATTCTGTTTGATGTCAACGAAATGGCAAAAGATCATTCGTATTATAAATTGTCAGGAATCAGTATCAGTCCAAATAATAAACTAGTGGCGTATGGTGTTGATACTGTAAGTAGACGACAATACATAATTCATATCAAAAACCTTGAAACAGGAGAAATCCATAAAGAACGTATTGAAAACACAACGGGAAGTGCTACTTGGGCAGCAGACAACAAAACATTGTTCTATGCAAATAAAGATGAACAAACATTGCGTTCCGAAAAAATATACAAGCACAAACTAGGCGATGATGTTGCGAATGATGAGGTAATTTTTCATGAAAAAGATGAAGCGTATATCACATTTGTTTACAAATCAAAATCAAGAAAATACATAATCATCGGTTCTTACAGTACGTTAACAATGGAATACAGAACGTTAGAAGCGGACAATCCGGATGGAGAATTCAAAGTATTTCAAGAGCGTGTACGTGGTTTGGAATATGGTATTTCGCATTACAAAGATCATTTCTATGTAATGAGTAATAAAGATGCTTCCATCAACTTCAAACTTTCTAAAACACCTGAAAATAAGACAGGAATGGACAATTGGGAAGATATTATTCCACATCGTCCAGATGTATTATTAGAAGATATAGAAATATTTAAAGATTTCTTAGTCGTAAGCGAACGTGATAATGGTTTAAATAAAATCAGAATTATGCGATGGGACAAAACAGCAGATTACTATTTACCGTTCGACAACGAAACGTATACAGCAAATACTGGTGTGAATGTGGACTTTGAAACCGATACGTTACGCTATTCATACAATTCCATGACAACGCCAGCTTCTGTGATCGATTTTAACATGGTTACAAAGAAGAAAACTGTCAAAAAAGAGCAAGAAGTCCTTGGCGGAAAGTTTGATAAAAACAACTACGTTTCTGAACGTTTATGGGCAACTTCCGTAGATGGAACAAAAATTCCGATGTCGATTGTGTATAAAAATGGCATCAAAAAAGATGGAAGTAATCCAACATTACAATATGCATACGGTTCGTACGGTTCTACGATAGATCCGTATTTTTCTTCTGCACGGTTAAGTTTACTCGATAGAGGATTTATCTTTGTCATTGCGCATGTTCGTGGTGGCGAATACTTAGGTAGAAACTGGTACGATGACGGAAAATTAATGGACAAGAAAAATACATTTACAGATTTCATTGATTGTTCCAAACATTTAATTGCACTAAAATATACATCTCCAGAACATTTATACGCTTCTGGCGGAAGTGCTGGCGGATTATTAATGGGCGCAATTTCAAACTTAAACCCAGAATTGTACAATGGAATCATTGCTTCAGTTCCGTTTGTAGATGTAATTACAACAATGTTAGATGATAGCATTCCGCTAACAACTGGAGAATATGACGAATGGGGAAACCCGAACAACAAAGAATATTACGAGTATATGAAATCATATTCGCCTTATGATAATGTAGTAGCGAAAGCCTACCCAAATATGTTGGTTACTACAGGATTACACGATTCGCAAGTGCAATATTGGGAACCAGCAAAATGGGTTGCAAAGCTTCGTGATTTAAAAACGGACAATAATATTTTACTACTCCATACAAATATGGATGCAGGACATGGAGGCGCATCAGGACGTTTTGAATCTTTAAAAGAAGTAGCTGAAGAATACGCGTTTTTACTAGACTTAGAAAATATTAAGGAATAA
- a CDS encoding YbaB/EbfC family nucleoid-associated protein, translating into MFGDLMGMMGKLKETQQKVEATKQRLNSVFIDEKSSDNLLNVTVTANREIKTIQISDELLQDKEQLEDYLILTLNKAIKRAGEVHEAEVGAVAKDGMPNIPGMDMFS; encoded by the coding sequence ATGTTTGGAGATTTAATGGGAATGATGGGAAAATTGAAAGAAACCCAGCAAAAAGTAGAAGCAACAAAACAGCGTTTGAATTCTGTTTTTATTGATGAAAAAAGTTCGGATAACCTTTTAAATGTGACTGTTACGGCGAATCGTGAAATAAAAACAATTCAAATTTCAGATGAGTTATTGCAAGATAAAGAGCAGTTAGAAGATTATTTAATTTTAACATTAAATAAAGCAATAAAACGTGCTGGAGAAGTCCATGAAGCAGAAGTTGGCGCCGTTGCGAAAGATGGAATGCCAAATATTCCTGGTATGGACATGTTTTCTTAA
- a CDS encoding OmpA family protein, with protein MRKKLLFGLALAIGSFAFGQDLPTNPEPGKCYVRCVTPDVYENQEVQIMISPAYKKLKVVPAKYTSVNETVLSKIAGEELAIVPASYGKESFEIVTKEASQRLVRVGSQTSRDTETVVVKEASFSLRMVPAVYENRTFDVVTQPAYQKVVIVPAVYETRDVVITVKDASQRLEVVPAVWGTETITYKKREYGSSIRVVPASFTSDFESVEVKPAAAEWQMSEIAPADCNSSNPDDCRYWCYKGIPAQNVTVPVTRLASDATSNITPDCDPNNNGGKPCGEATFTRTIMVTPASTRVVSIPAITKTVKKTVMVTPPTTRVVDVPEVRKTMKRSVMVTPPTTTRVEIPAVTETVKKTIITNETTRVEDIPSISKTYTKTVMTSAPSTRAIPVAQREATLKTTKLVSDASVVSTDIPAVFKTVTKEILTKKGGLTTWTEVECKFLTYNDLNINWNLGSATLTAAAKREIDAKLLPVLQTGVSVEIASHTDSRGTKESNVALSQRRAQAVTNYLISKNINASKIVSNGYGERKLTNRCADGVSCTEREHLANRRTQFRVLDQKN; from the coding sequence ATGAGAAAAAAACTATTATTTGGATTAGCCTTAGCAATTGGTTCTTTCGCCTTTGGTCAAGACTTACCCACAAACCCGGAACCTGGAAAATGTTATGTCCGTTGTGTAACACCTGACGTATACGAAAACCAGGAAGTACAAATTATGATATCGCCAGCTTACAAAAAGTTGAAAGTAGTCCCAGCTAAATATACTTCAGTTAATGAAACAGTTTTATCTAAAATTGCAGGTGAAGAGTTAGCAATAGTTCCAGCTTCATACGGAAAAGAATCTTTTGAAATAGTAACTAAAGAGGCTTCTCAACGTTTAGTAAGAGTTGGATCGCAAACAAGTAGAGACACTGAAACTGTAGTTGTAAAAGAAGCTAGTTTTAGCTTACGAATGGTGCCAGCTGTATACGAAAACAGAACTTTTGATGTGGTTACACAACCAGCGTATCAAAAAGTAGTTATTGTTCCTGCTGTGTATGAAACTAGAGATGTTGTCATTACAGTTAAAGACGCTTCACAACGTTTAGAAGTTGTTCCTGCAGTTTGGGGAACAGAAACTATTACGTATAAAAAGAGAGAATATGGTTCTTCTATTAGAGTAGTTCCTGCATCTTTTACAAGTGATTTTGAATCAGTTGAGGTAAAACCAGCTGCTGCTGAATGGCAAATGAGTGAAATTGCACCGGCAGATTGTAATTCATCAAATCCAGACGATTGTAGATATTGGTGTTACAAAGGTATTCCAGCTCAAAACGTTACAGTTCCTGTAACACGTTTGGCTTCGGATGCTACTTCAAATATAACGCCTGATTGCGATCCTAACAATAATGGAGGAAAGCCTTGTGGTGAAGCAACATTTACAAGAACTATTATGGTAACACCTGCAAGTACACGTGTTGTTTCTATTCCTGCAATTACAAAGACAGTTAAGAAAACGGTAATGGTTACACCACCAACTACACGTGTTGTTGATGTTCCAGAAGTACGTAAAACAATGAAGCGTAGCGTAATGGTAACACCACCAACTACGACTAGAGTTGAAATTCCTGCGGTTACTGAAACTGTAAAGAAAACAATTATTACAAACGAAACGACTCGTGTTGAAGATATTCCTTCAATAAGTAAAACGTACACGAAAACGGTAATGACATCGGCTCCAAGTACAAGAGCAATTCCGGTAGCACAAAGAGAAGCTACATTAAAAACTACAAAATTAGTATCTGATGCTAGCGTAGTTTCTACTGATATTCCTGCGGTTTTTAAGACTGTTACGAAAGAAATATTGACTAAGAAAGGTGGATTGACTACTTGGACAGAAGTTGAGTGTAAATTCCTAACATATAATGACCTTAACATTAACTGGAATTTAGGTAGTGCAACATTAACTGCGGCTGCAAAGCGTGAAATTGATGCAAAATTATTACCTGTATTACAAACTGGAGTTTCTGTAGAGATTGCTTCTCACACAGATTCAAGAGGAACAAAGGAAAGTAACGTAGCATTATCACAAAGAAGAGCGCAAGCAGTAACAAACTACTTAATCTCTAAAAATATCAATGCTAGTAAAATTGTTTCTAACGGTTACGGAGAAAGAAAATTAACTAACAGATGTGCTGATGGAGTTTCTTGTACTGAAAGAGAACACTTAGCAAACAGAAGAACACAGTTTAGAGTTTTAGATCAGAAGAACTAA